From the Pseudomonas putida genome, one window contains:
- a CDS encoding NAD(P)/FAD-dependent oxidoreductase yields the protein MTVPIAIIGAGIAGLSAAQALQKAGQSVHLFDKGHGSGGRMASKRSEAGALDLGAQYFTARDRRFVEQVQQWVAAGWAEQWKPQLYNYRDGELTPSPDEQTRWVGVPRMSAITRGLLKDVTVNFGCRIAEVFRGKQFWHLQDTEGCSHGPFSRVVIAVPAPQATPLLAATPKLAAVAAGVQMEPTWAVALAFQTPLDTPMQGCFVQDSALDWLARNRSKPGREDHLDTWVLHATSDWSKQHIDLPKEEVIEHLWGEFAELVGCVVPAASFALAHRWLYARPTSNHEWGALADADQGLYACGDWCLSGRVEGAWLSGQEAARRLLEHLE from the coding sequence ATGACAGTACCTATTGCCATCATCGGTGCCGGTATCGCCGGCTTGTCTGCCGCCCAGGCGCTGCAAAAGGCCGGGCAATCGGTCCATTTGTTCGACAAAGGCCACGGCAGTGGCGGGCGCATGGCCAGCAAGCGCAGCGAAGCCGGCGCCCTGGACCTTGGCGCGCAGTACTTCACTGCCCGCGACCGGCGCTTCGTCGAACAGGTGCAGCAGTGGGTAGCCGCCGGCTGGGCCGAGCAGTGGAAGCCGCAGCTGTACAACTACCGTGATGGCGAACTCACCCCCTCCCCCGACGAACAGACCCGCTGGGTTGGCGTGCCACGCATGAGCGCCATCACCCGCGGCCTGCTCAAGGACGTCACGGTGAACTTTGGCTGCCGTATCGCCGAGGTGTTCCGCGGCAAGCAGTTCTGGCACCTGCAGGACACCGAAGGTTGCAGCCATGGCCCGTTCAGCCGCGTGGTGATTGCCGTGCCCGCACCCCAGGCCACCCCGTTGCTGGCCGCCACGCCCAAGCTCGCCGCAGTGGCGGCCGGTGTGCAGATGGAGCCGACCTGGGCTGTTGCCCTGGCTTTTCAGACGCCACTGGATACACCGATGCAAGGCTGCTTCGTGCAGGACAGCGCACTCGACTGGCTGGCCCGCAACCGCAGCAAACCCGGCCGTGAGGATCACCTCGACACCTGGGTACTGCACGCCACCTCCGATTGGAGCAAGCAGCACATCGACCTGCCTAAGGAAGAAGTCATCGAGCATCTGTGGGGTGAATTCGCTGAACTCGTCGGCTGCGTGGTACCGGCAGCGAGCTTTGCCCTGGCCCACCGCTGGCTGTATGCGCGACCAACGAGCAATCATGAATGGGGCGCACTGGCCGATGCCGACCAAGGCCTGTATGCCTGCGGCGACTGGTGCCTGTCAGGCCGCGTCGAAGGCGCCTGGCTCAGTGGCCAGGAAGCCGCGCGAAGGCTGCTGGAACATCTGGAATGA
- a CDS encoding SDR family oxidoreductase, translated as MNHSRSFWVTGASNGLGLALVEQLLEQGHHVAASSKGSEKLEALAARHGSKLLRLPWQLQEEGEADSAAQQICHAWCSLDVLIINAGTSDYLADEMPDTELFEAIVISNQLAAEFCLASAKPLLAKGHQPQVMAIFNRYSALQLYSPTQVSAGWNNVPQWSREQRQALKDQGIDLTVVAPQSLKTPVTSVQAVPDAWTPQSAADELISRLALREPELVLEVLDISSLWPLSS; from the coding sequence TTGAATCACTCGCGTAGTTTCTGGGTTACGGGGGCCAGCAACGGACTAGGCCTGGCCTTGGTGGAACAGTTGCTCGAACAAGGGCATCACGTTGCCGCAAGTAGCAAAGGAAGCGAGAAACTGGAAGCACTGGCAGCAAGGCACGGCAGCAAGTTGTTGCGCCTGCCCTGGCAGTTGCAGGAGGAAGGGGAAGCAGACAGCGCTGCGCAGCAAATATGCCATGCCTGGTGTTCACTTGACGTGCTGATCATTAACGCCGGGACCAGCGATTATCTGGCTGATGAAATGCCAGACACTGAGCTTTTCGAGGCCATCGTCATTAGTAACCAGCTGGCTGCCGAATTTTGCCTGGCAAGTGCGAAACCGCTGCTGGCGAAGGGGCATCAGCCACAGGTCATGGCGATTTTCAATCGCTATTCGGCCTTGCAACTCTACTCGCCGACGCAAGTGTCGGCGGGCTGGAACAATGTGCCGCAGTGGTCGCGTGAGCAGCGTCAGGCGTTGAAGGACCAGGGGATCGACCTGACCGTGGTGGCACCGCAGTCGCTGAAGACGCCGGTGACTTCCGTGCAGGCAGTGCCGGATGCCTGGACGCCGCAGAGTGCGGCGGATGAGTTGATCTCACGCCTGGCGTTACGCGAACCTGAGCTGGTGCTGGAGGTGCTGGACATCAGCAGTTTGTGGCCGTTATCGAGCTAA
- the murI gene encoding glutamate racemase, with translation MAERSAPVGVMDSGVGGLSVLAEIQRLLPDESLLYVADCGHVPYGEKSPDYIRQRCRRIAEFFQAQGAKAMVLACNTATVAAVADLRELYPDWPLVGMEPAVKPAAAATRSGVVGVLATTGTLQSAKFAALLDRFANDVQVITQPCPGLVELIETGDLGSPQLRQLLLGYVQPLLAAGCDTLILGCTHYPFLRPLLAQMVPASVAIIDTGAAVARQLQRLLGERDMLAEGPARDAVFWTSADPQLLKQILSVLWHKSDSVQSFAL, from the coding sequence ATGGCTGAGCGCTCGGCGCCGGTCGGCGTGATGGACTCGGGGGTCGGCGGCTTGTCGGTGCTCGCCGAGATCCAGCGCCTGCTGCCAGACGAGTCACTCCTTTACGTGGCTGATTGTGGTCATGTGCCCTATGGCGAGAAGTCCCCGGACTACATCCGCCAGCGTTGCCGGCGCATCGCCGAGTTCTTCCAGGCGCAAGGTGCCAAGGCAATGGTCCTGGCCTGTAATACAGCGACCGTGGCTGCGGTTGCCGACCTGCGCGAGTTGTACCCCGACTGGCCCTTGGTCGGCATGGAGCCGGCGGTCAAGCCTGCCGCTGCCGCCACCCGCTCGGGCGTGGTCGGCGTGCTGGCCACCACCGGTACCTTGCAGAGTGCCAAGTTTGCTGCCTTGCTCGACCGCTTTGCCAACGATGTGCAAGTGATCACCCAGCCCTGCCCAGGGCTGGTCGAGCTGATCGAAACCGGTGACCTCGGCAGCCCGCAGTTGCGCCAGCTACTGCTGGGTTATGTGCAGCCGTTGCTGGCCGCTGGCTGCGATACGTTGATCCTCGGCTGCACCCATTACCCGTTCCTGCGCCCGCTGCTGGCGCAGATGGTGCCTGCCAGTGTGGCCATCATCGATACCGGTGCCGCCGTGGCGCGCCAGCTGCAGCGGCTACTTGGGGAGCGGGACATGCTGGCGGAAGGGCCTGCGCGGGACGCGGTGTTCTGGACCAGTGCCGATCCGCAGTTGTTGAAACAGATCCTATCTGTGCTGTGGCACAAGTCCGACAGTGTGCAAAGCTTTGCGTTGTGA
- a CDS encoding acyloxyacyl hydrolase: MKKRLGLAAAAAFTLGQVMAVQAADVSFSVGQTGDSTMVYRLGLQSNWDASWWQTSVGRLTGYWDGGYTYWDGDETASNHSLSFAPVFVYEFAGESVKPYIEAGIGVAAFSSTELESNELGSSFQFEDRIGFGLRFAGGHEIGVRAIHYSNAGIKEPNDGVESYSLHYRMAL; encoded by the coding sequence ATGAAGAAACGGCTCGGCTTAGCGGCGGCTGCCGCGTTTACCTTGGGGCAGGTGATGGCGGTGCAGGCTGCCGATGTTTCATTTTCGGTCGGGCAGACGGGGGACTCCACCATGGTCTACCGCCTGGGGCTGCAGTCGAACTGGGATGCGAGCTGGTGGCAAACCAGCGTCGGCCGGCTGACCGGCTATTGGGACGGGGGCTATACCTACTGGGACGGTGACGAAACAGCGAGCAACCACAGCCTGTCGTTTGCCCCGGTGTTCGTCTATGAGTTCGCCGGGGAGTCGGTGAAGCCCTACATCGAAGCAGGGATCGGTGTGGCTGCATTCTCCAGCACTGAACTGGAGAGTAACGAACTGGGCTCGTCCTTCCAGTTCGAAGACCGGATTGGTTTTGGTCTGCGATTTGCCGGGGGGCATGAAATCGGAGTGAGGGCAATCCACTATTCCAATGCGGGAATCAAAGAGCCAAACGACGGAGTGGAAAGTTACAGCCTGCATTACCGCATGGCCCTCTGA
- the phrB gene encoding deoxyribodipyrimidine photo-lyase, whose protein sequence is MQLIWLRSDLRINDNSALSVACERGPTLALWLASPGQWQAHDDAACKVDFWLRNLRQLRQSLDRLNIPLLVRKIDTWDQAPATLLEVCRQHAIEAVHWNDEYGINEERRDAATRKLLEDSGVRAHSYLDQLFFRPGTILTRSGDYFQVFSQFKKVCLEHLHRSLPSLAQRVKRQQPLAITSDPIPQHIEGFDKPARTLSEQWPAGEDEAQARLALFLDETVEDYGYLRDLPAKPGTSQLSAYLAAGVISPRQCLHAALASNRGEFDSGSSGVQTWINELLWREFYKHILTGYPQVSRHRAFRAQTEALPWRDAPDDFMAWQQGHTGFPIIDAAMRQLLHTGWMHNRLRMIVAMFLSKNLLIDWRLGERHFMRHLIDGDLAANNGGWQWSASTGTDAVPYFRIFNPVSQSQRFDPEGRFIRHWLPELGHMDEKSIHQPMKSGDLFANNSYHSPIVDLSSSRQRALEAFKGLPRRQDQRAVS, encoded by the coding sequence ATGCAACTGATCTGGCTGCGCAGCGACCTGCGCATCAATGACAACTCCGCCCTCAGCGTCGCCTGCGAACGCGGCCCGACCTTGGCCTTGTGGCTGGCCAGCCCCGGCCAATGGCAGGCCCACGACGACGCTGCCTGCAAGGTCGACTTCTGGCTGCGCAACCTGCGCCAGCTGCGCCAGTCGCTGGACCGGCTGAATATCCCGCTGCTGGTGCGCAAGATCGACACTTGGGACCAGGCTCCGGCCACACTGCTCGAAGTCTGCCGCCAGCACGCTATCGAGGCGGTGCACTGGAACGATGAATACGGCATCAACGAAGAACGTCGCGATGCAGCCACGCGCAAGCTGCTGGAGGATTCCGGTGTCCGTGCCCACAGCTACCTCGACCAGCTGTTCTTCCGCCCCGGCACCATCTTGACCCGCAGCGGCGACTACTTCCAGGTCTTCTCCCAGTTCAAGAAAGTCTGCCTCGAACACCTGCACCGCAGCCTGCCGTCACTGGCCCAACGGGTGAAACGCCAGCAGCCGCTGGCTATCACCAGCGACCCGATCCCGCAGCATATCGAGGGCTTCGACAAACCTGCCCGCACACTGAGTGAACAGTGGCCCGCCGGTGAAGACGAAGCGCAGGCGCGGCTGGCCCTCTTTCTCGATGAAACGGTCGAGGACTATGGGTACCTGCGCGACCTCCCGGCCAAGCCAGGCACCAGCCAGCTTTCAGCCTACCTGGCCGCAGGCGTGATCTCGCCCCGCCAATGTTTGCATGCCGCCCTTGCCAGCAACCGCGGTGAGTTCGACAGTGGCAGCAGCGGCGTCCAGACGTGGATCAACGAGCTGCTCTGGCGCGAGTTCTACAAACATATCCTGACCGGTTATCCACAAGTGTCCCGGCATCGTGCCTTCCGCGCCCAGACCGAAGCACTGCCCTGGCGCGATGCACCGGACGACTTCATGGCCTGGCAGCAGGGGCATACCGGCTTCCCGATCATCGACGCAGCCATGCGCCAACTGCTGCACACCGGCTGGATGCACAACCGCCTGCGCATGATCGTCGCCATGTTCCTCAGCAAGAACCTGCTGATCGACTGGCGCCTGGGCGAACGCCATTTCATGCGTCATCTGATAGACGGCGATCTGGCTGCCAACAATGGTGGCTGGCAGTGGAGTGCCTCCACCGGCACCGACGCAGTGCCCTATTTCCGTATTTTCAACCCGGTCTCCCAGTCGCAGCGTTTTGACCCCGAAGGTCGCTTCATTCGCCACTGGCTACCGGAATTGGGGCATATGGATGAAAAATCCATTCATCAACCCATGAAGTCGGGGGATCTTTTTGCTAATAATTCGTATCACAGTCCAATAGTCGATCTCAGTAGTAGCCGCCAACGTGCGCTGGAAGCTTTCAAGGGGCTTCCACGCCGGCAGGATCAGAGGGCAGTATCTTGA
- a CDS encoding YbgA family protein: MQDSAPAHKPRIAISACLTGHSVRYNGGHKASELCREQLQAHFDWLPVCPEVAIGLGVPRDPIRLVGDPAQPAVVGTRNPGMDLTGPLRNYGEQMADELDDICGYIFMQKSPSCGLERVKVYQDNGHPAPQGGTGAYAAAFCARRPDLPVEEEGRLHDPVLRENFISRVYAYADWQQLLAQGLSRGALVRFHSRYKYLLMANNPQAYRQLGRLLGSMSREDDPEQVGPRYFSQLMQALRRCASRGTHCNVLQHLSGYFKDSLTQQDKAELQHIINQYQQGEVPLVVPLTLLKHHLRKHPDPYLQQQTYLQPHPDSLGLRNAV; the protein is encoded by the coding sequence ATGCAGGATTCCGCCCCCGCACATAAGCCCCGTATCGCCATCAGCGCCTGCCTGACCGGCCATAGTGTGCGCTATAACGGCGGGCACAAGGCCTCCGAACTGTGCCGTGAACAACTGCAAGCGCATTTCGATTGGCTACCGGTGTGTCCTGAGGTCGCCATTGGCCTGGGCGTTCCACGCGACCCGATACGCTTGGTGGGTGACCCCGCGCAGCCAGCCGTGGTCGGCACGCGCAACCCAGGCATGGACCTGACCGGCCCTCTGCGCAACTATGGCGAGCAGATGGCCGATGAGCTCGATGACATCTGTGGCTACATCTTCATGCAGAAGTCCCCTTCCTGTGGCCTGGAGCGGGTCAAGGTGTATCAGGACAACGGTCACCCTGCGCCGCAAGGCGGCACGGGGGCCTATGCCGCCGCTTTCTGCGCTCGACGCCCTGACCTGCCGGTCGAGGAAGAAGGCCGCCTGCACGACCCGGTGCTGCGCGAAAACTTCATCAGCCGCGTCTATGCCTACGCCGATTGGCAACAGCTGCTGGCCCAAGGGTTGAGCCGTGGCGCACTGGTGCGCTTCCACTCTCGCTACAAGTACCTGCTGATGGCGAACAATCCCCAGGCCTATCGCCAGCTTGGCCGCCTGCTGGGCAGCATGAGCCGGGAAGATGACCCCGAGCAAGTCGGCCCCCGCTATTTCAGCCAGCTGATGCAGGCCCTGCGCCGGTGCGCCAGCCGGGGCACCCACTGCAATGTCCTGCAGCACCTGAGCGGCTACTTCAAGGACTCGCTGACACAGCAGGACAAAGCCGAATTGCAGCACATCATCAACCAGTATCAGCAAGGCGAGGTGCCGCTGGTGGTACCACTGACCCTGCTCAAGCATCACCTGCGCAAGCATCCTGATCCGTATCTGCAGCAACAGACTTACCTGCAGCCACACCCCGACAGTTTGGGCCTGCGCAATGCTGTCTGA
- a CDS encoding MerR family transcriptional regulator, whose amino-acid sequence MLSETLVPIGELARRTGVNPVTLRAWERRYGLLKPQRTAKGHRLYGQDQFERVQAILAWLERGASVGQVRELLEQPVERAPVGDWQPRQQQLVEAIAHLSQRSLDQQLNQVMALYPAVTLCEQLLLPLLESLAVRWRSHFNARLEQVFFHTWLRSKLGARVYHDNQSLQGPAVLLCEDSERPFDPSLWLCAWLLSSNGIPVEVFEQPVGGAQLQRAVITLQPRAVLMHLGPRIDASALLRTLQGIAATKLLGGATLALHQSQLQAFDLPDLFLFDTPQAALRVLQGNVRRLVETSTPCN is encoded by the coding sequence ATGCTGTCTGAAACCCTCGTGCCGATTGGCGAACTGGCCCGGCGCACCGGCGTCAACCCCGTCACCTTGCGCGCCTGGGAACGCCGCTATGGCCTGCTCAAGCCACAACGTACCGCCAAGGGGCATCGTTTGTACGGGCAAGACCAGTTCGAGCGGGTGCAGGCGATTCTCGCCTGGCTTGAACGCGGAGCGTCGGTCGGCCAGGTGCGCGAGCTGCTCGAGCAGCCGGTAGAGCGGGCGCCGGTGGGCGACTGGCAACCGCGCCAGCAGCAGTTGGTCGAAGCCATCGCCCATCTTTCCCAACGCAGCCTCGATCAGCAACTGAACCAGGTCATGGCCTTGTACCCCGCCGTGACACTGTGCGAACAGTTGCTGCTGCCGCTGCTGGAATCCCTCGCCGTTCGCTGGCGCAGCCACTTCAACGCGCGCCTTGAACAAGTGTTTTTCCACACCTGGCTGCGTAGCAAGCTGGGGGCACGGGTGTACCACGACAATCAATCGTTGCAAGGGCCAGCCGTGCTGCTCTGTGAAGACAGCGAGCGCCCGTTCGACCCCAGCCTGTGGCTATGCGCCTGGCTGCTGAGCAGCAACGGCATTCCCGTAGAGGTGTTTGAGCAACCGGTGGGTGGCGCGCAGCTGCAACGCGCCGTGATCACCCTGCAACCACGGGCAGTACTGATGCACCTTGGCCCGCGTATCGATGCCAGCGCCTTGCTGCGCACCTTGCAGGGCATCGCCGCGACCAAGTTGCTGGGCGGCGCCACCCTCGCCCTGCACCAGTCCCAGCTGCAGGCTTTCGATCTGCCCGACCTTTTCCTGTTCGATACCCCGCAGGCAGCCTTGCGCGTGTTGCAAGGCAATGTCCGCCGGCTTGTAGAGACGAGTACCCCATGCAACTGA